In a genomic window of Gossypium arboreum isolate Shixiya-1 chromosome 7, ASM2569848v2, whole genome shotgun sequence:
- the LOC108478616 gene encoding uncharacterized protein LOC108478616, protein MREIADRSESQRPRTYAIRTREEGDTPVVITGKFSLFDSSVIALIGPVSTHSYICITFVKERGLSTDPIEYEVVANLFGQSEKVNKVCRRCPLKIHDYGFPADLIALTFYEFDVILDTRETDSEIEKILVVRDFIDVFPKEFPCLPPEREVEFGIELIPGTTPIFIAPYQMAPTELKELKTQLQE, encoded by the exons ATGAGAGAAATAGCTGATAGATCTGAATCCCAGAGACCTCGAACTTATGCTATCAGAACACGAGAAGAGGGAGATACTCCTGTTGTGATTACTGGTAAATTCTCTTTATTTGATTCTTCTGTAATTGCACTAATTGGTCCTGTCTCTAcgcattcatacatatgcattaCATTCGTGAAAGAGAGAGGGTTATCAACAGATCCTATAGAATACGAAGTAGTAGCTAACCTTTTCGGGCAAAGTGAGAAAGTTAATAAAGTGTGTAGAAGATGTCCCTTAAAAATTCATGATTATGGGTTTCCAGCAGACCTTATAGCACTTACATtttatgagtttgatgtgatattgg ATACTCGTGAAACGGATTCTGAGATTGAAAAGATACTAGTAGTTCGAGATTTTATCGACGTATTTCCAAAAGAATTTCCGTGTTTGCCcccagaaagagaagtggaatttgggatTGAGTTAATTCCGGGCACTACACCAATATTTATAGCACCTTACCAAATGGCACCcactgagttaaaagaattgaaaacgCAGCTACAAGAGTAA